The following are encoded in a window of Gemmatimonadota bacterium genomic DNA:
- a CDS encoding sulfatase-like hydrolase/transferase yields MIEHPNLLLITTDTQRWDTLNCMGSPFAHSPHADRLAAEGVMFTQGHTPSPVCNPSRSSLITGLHTPIHGVWENGMTRLTHFPTLPDLLKEQGYTNIMVGKQHFGQTPDTFDIIIGQDDYREYIPKHGFTPQDCHKQPTPVPEEHFLDTFFAKQTIEQIDKVVKRNSGPFFAFCSFPAPHPPECPPGDWLTFYDNCDNLPDLNYTHREEQNQPTHTKRLLGIKPENECHPGEDPNTIKYWREAIGRIYDPQYRDTIMELRKIYYAYAAYCDALLGRILDYLDQNNLRENTLIIFTSDHGQQFFDHGFNDKHNFHDESWRVPFIMSMPGTLPQGETRDFAIWNDITTTLLAAAGTECPSMQGFDLFTPLTRGEQSPRRCAVATLYKSCAVATKRWKLAYFFEEDEGRLFDRINDPKEQIDLYNHPDHREIRNELRHALLSWRGDIADLKTVLEGTTKNRGPNARGYTTVAPRIAPHTHQMRGTDAEQRLNEKCERIDEMG; encoded by the coding sequence ATGATCGAACACCCCAACCTCCTGCTCATCACAACAGACACCCAGCGCTGGGACACCCTCAACTGCATGGGCAGTCCCTTTGCACATTCACCTCATGCAGATCGCCTCGCAGCCGAAGGCGTCATGTTCACACAGGGACACACGCCCTCGCCCGTATGCAACCCCTCGCGCAGCAGCCTCATCACCGGTCTGCACACCCCCATACACGGCGTATGGGAAAACGGCATGACACGCCTCACCCACTTCCCAACCCTACCCGACCTCCTCAAAGAACAGGGATACACCAACATCATGGTCGGCAAACAACACTTTGGACAAACCCCTGACACCTTCGACATCATCATCGGTCAGGACGACTACAGAGAATACATCCCAAAACACGGGTTCACACCCCAGGACTGCCACAAACAACCCACACCCGTACCCGAAGAACACTTTCTCGACACCTTTTTTGCCAAACAAACCATCGAACAAATCGACAAAGTCGTCAAGCGTAATTCGGGTCCCTTCTTTGCCTTCTGCTCATTCCCCGCACCGCATCCACCCGAATGTCCACCAGGCGACTGGCTCACCTTTTACGACAACTGCGACAACCTGCCCGACCTCAATTACACCCACCGCGAAGAACAAAATCAACCCACACACACCAAACGCCTGCTCGGCATCAAACCCGAAAACGAATGCCATCCGGGCGAAGACCCAAACACCATCAAATACTGGCGAGAAGCTATTGGCCGCATCTACGACCCGCAATATCGCGACACCATCATGGAACTCCGCAAAATCTATTATGCGTATGCCGCGTACTGCGACGCCCTCCTCGGTCGCATCCTGGACTACCTCGACCAGAACAACCTCCGGGAAAACACCCTGATCATCTTCACATCCGATCACGGGCAGCAATTCTTCGACCACGGCTTTAATGACAAACACAACTTCCACGATGAATCCTGGCGCGTCCCCTTTATCATGAGCATGCCAGGCACCCTTCCGCAAGGAGAAACGCGCGACTTCGCCATCTGGAACGACATCACCACCACCCTCCTCGCGGCTGCTGGCACCGAATGCCCCTCCATGCAGGGATTCGACCTCTTCACCCCACTCACCAGAGGCGAACAATCCCCCCGCCGCTGCGCCGTCGCCACCCTCTACAAATCCTGTGCCGTCGCCACCAAACGCTGGAAACTCGCCTACTTCTTTGAAGAAGACGAAGGCCGTCTATTTGACCGCATCAACGATCCCAAAGAACAAATCGATCTATACAATCATCCAGACCATCGCGAAATCCGCAACGAACTGCGCCACGCCCTCTTATCCTGGCGCGGCGACATCGCCGACCTCAAAACCGTACTGGAAGGCACAACCA
- a CDS encoding sulfatase-like hydrolase/transferase, whose product MTRQPNILFSMCDDQRHDCMGCAGHPFIDTPAMDRLAREGVRFANGFTAIPLCAPSRASHLSGVYPHTHRAAHNRAPIRSDLATWPEQLQKAGYRTGFFGKIHYGTEGIDLPSGDPKPGFERWVSFRGQGDYEDPIFIIDGEEVKHRGYNTDLLADYVEQFLDQNDDRPWAICLWYKAPHGPFTPPPRHAHAYSDDELPKPNALGASRDGKARTLRERPYNFEDNERYDTFMRNYVRTVRGVDDALGRVLDKIDAIGHTNNTLVVHTSDHGYFHGEFGLGDKRWMYDPSIRVPYLMRYPDLIANPGRVEQTDVISLDIPATIMDVSGLGVPDHYHGHSLRPRLTDEGELPREDLFFEYFEDPPYPYFPTMVCLRTQTEKLIHYIREGEGDEYYDLVNDPDEYTNAIADPAYAHRVADMQKRLSDAQERFEFTVPDLSGQY is encoded by the coding sequence ATGACCAGACAACCCAACATTCTCTTTTCCATGTGCGACGACCAGCGACACGACTGCATGGGATGTGCGGGACATCCCTTCATCGATACACCTGCTATGGACCGCCTCGCCCGTGAAGGCGTCCGCTTTGCCAATGGCTTCACCGCCATACCCCTTTGCGCGCCCAGCCGAGCCAGCCATCTTTCCGGTGTTTATCCTCACACCCACCGGGCAGCGCACAACCGCGCACCGATTCGCTCCGACCTCGCAACCTGGCCCGAGCAATTACAAAAAGCCGGATATCGCACGGGCTTCTTTGGGAAAATACACTACGGAACCGAAGGCATTGACCTCCCCAGCGGCGACCCCAAACCCGGATTTGAACGCTGGGTCAGTTTTCGCGGTCAAGGAGACTACGAAGACCCGATCTTTATCATCGACGGTGAAGAAGTCAAACATCGGGGATACAACACCGACCTCCTCGCCGACTACGTCGAACAATTTCTCGACCAAAACGACGACCGTCCCTGGGCAATCTGCCTGTGGTACAAAGCCCCTCACGGACCCTTCACCCCACCGCCGCGTCATGCCCATGCCTATTCCGATGACGAACTCCCCAAACCCAACGCCCTGGGCGCGTCTCGCGATGGCAAAGCCAGAACCCTTCGCGAACGTCCTTACAACTTCGAAGACAACGAACGCTACGACACCTTTATGCGCAACTACGTACGCACCGTGCGCGGCGTAGATGATGCCCTGGGCCGGGTACTCGACAAAATTGACGCCATTGGACACACCAACAACACACTCGTCGTACACACCAGCGACCACGGCTACTTCCACGGCGAATTTGGCCTCGGCGACAAACGCTGGATGTATGACCCATCCATCCGCGTACCCTATCTCATGCGCTATCCCGACCTCATCGCCAACCCCGGTCGCGTAGAACAAACCGACGTAATCAGCCTCGACATCCCGGCAACCATCATGGACGTATCCGGTCTCGGCGTGCCCGATCACTACCACGGCCACTCCCTGAGACCACGCCTGACCGACGAAGGCGAACTACCTCGAGAAGACCTCTTCTTCGAATACTTCGAAGACCCGCCCTATCCGTATTTCCCAACAATGGTCTGCTTGAGAACCCAAACCGAAAAACTCATCCACTACATCCGAGAAGGCGAAGGCGACGAATATTACGACCTCGTCAACGACCCCGACGAATACACCAACGCCATCGCCGACCCCGCTTATGCCCATCGCGTTGCCGACATGCAAAAACGGCTTTCAGACGCCCAGGAACGCTTCGAATTCACCGTGCCAGACCTGTCGGGCCAGTACTAA
- a CDS encoding phytanoyl-CoA dioxygenase family protein, whose translation MSLLTAEDKTFFVENGYLIRHDMLSEGQIQGAVDTLWRYIEADRDDPQTWIDAGPRSPDCWDHPAIRATLYETDLFAMCRELAGDLSDDADPSTILVYPSGSDEWAIKLPHLDGYNKSEQATVGFTIGVTVYLSDVAPRGGGFTLWPGSHKTVAEFFKSHSLLGLNMHHPGGIVERDMGRIFDLNEPVELVGRAGTACIWHGYMVHSGTSNCSDQIRMALVSRMSTKNWDLLQFETPDDMWKYWEV comes from the coding sequence ATGTCACTGTTGACGGCTGAGGATAAAACTTTTTTTGTGGAAAATGGCTATCTCATTCGGCACGATATGTTGAGCGAGGGTCAAATTCAAGGGGCGGTCGATACACTTTGGCGTTATATTGAAGCAGATCGCGATGATCCGCAGACCTGGATAGATGCCGGGCCGCGAAGTCCAGATTGTTGGGATCATCCCGCGATTCGCGCAACGCTTTACGAAACGGATTTGTTTGCGATGTGCAGGGAACTGGCTGGCGATTTGAGCGATGATGCAGATCCTTCGACGATTCTGGTGTATCCGAGTGGCAGCGATGAGTGGGCGATTAAGTTGCCACATCTGGATGGTTATAATAAGAGCGAGCAAGCAACCGTGGGGTTCACGATTGGGGTGACGGTTTATCTGAGTGATGTGGCTCCGCGTGGCGGGGGGTTTACACTGTGGCCCGGTAGCCATAAGACTGTGGCAGAATTTTTCAAGTCGCATTCCTTGCTGGGTCTCAATATGCATCATCCCGGCGGTATTGTCGAGCGCGATATGGGCCGCATTTTCGATCTGAATGAACCTGTTGAGTTGGTCGGGCGAGCAGGTACTGCGTGTATCTGGCACGGGTATATGGTTCACAGCGGTACGTCGAATTGTAGCGATCAGATACGGATGGCTCTGGTGAGTCGCATGAGTACAAAAAATTGGGATCTGTTGCAGTTTGAGACGCCGGATGATATGTGGAAATATTGGGAAGTGTGA
- a CDS encoding phytanoyl-CoA dioxygenase family protein yields the protein MDFVKLSDEQREFFDAEGYLVVEDVLGAEEIARLTDACDAMMASYNDRGRAYKQFRDGIVEEPVFRSLIAHSGTVPLVIQLLSPDIHLQNTAIIYKDPEDAETTEPMRSWHRDIGITQEIGHAYQPRVGIKVCYCLTDFPGPDSGITRFARRSHVLNEPLGIPRGEVDPPEVVQPVCKAGDALFFENRIFHTKSPNLSHRTSRVVILGYSYKWIRNGFYLENLDDDVIADLSDIEKQLLDVPLSDSPNLSARANTYPLTDWAEEYGVTPEQVPWTVEV from the coding sequence ATGGATTTTGTAAAATTGAGCGATGAGCAACGAGAGTTTTTTGATGCGGAAGGGTATCTGGTGGTGGAGGATGTTCTGGGGGCTGAGGAAATCGCGCGGTTGACGGATGCGTGTGATGCGATGATGGCGTCTTATAATGATAGGGGAAGGGCGTACAAGCAGTTTCGAGACGGGATTGTGGAGGAGCCGGTGTTTCGCTCTTTGATTGCACATTCGGGGACGGTGCCTCTGGTGATACAACTTTTGAGTCCAGACATTCATTTGCAGAATACGGCGATTATTTACAAGGATCCAGAGGATGCCGAGACGACGGAGCCGATGCGTAGTTGGCATCGGGATATTGGGATTACGCAGGAGATCGGGCATGCGTATCAGCCTCGCGTGGGGATTAAGGTGTGTTATTGTTTGACGGATTTCCCGGGACCGGATTCGGGGATTACGCGGTTTGCGAGGAGGAGTCATGTGTTGAATGAACCGCTGGGTATTCCGAGAGGCGAGGTCGATCCGCCCGAGGTGGTGCAGCCGGTGTGTAAGGCGGGGGATGCGCTGTTTTTTGAGAATCGCATTTTTCACACCAAGTCGCCAAATTTGAGCCATCGCACGTCCAGGGTGGTTATTTTGGGGTATAGTTATAAGTGGATTCGGAATGGTTTTTATCTGGAGAATTTAGATGATGACGTGATCGCAGATTTGAGCGATATTGAAAAGCAGCTTCTGGATGTGCCGTTGAGTGATAGTCCCAACTTGAGCGCGAGGGCAAATACGTATCCGCTTACTGATTGGGCAGAGGAATACGGGGTGACGCCGGAGCAGGTTCCGTGGACAGTTGAGGTTTAG
- a CDS encoding alpha/beta hydrolase, with the protein MRVGRWILCCILFGTTGVYAQEAERKGTPPTLENVAYGPYERNVLDFWRAESDAPAPVLIFIHGGGFVGGNKRGVRGSVVVETCLEKGVSFAAINYRFRNTAPIQDILRDAARAVQFIRYNAEAWHVDPKRIASYGGSAGAGTSIWLAFHDDLADPDSEDLVLRQSSRIVAAGFRNGQFSYDIFQWESVLGLPAENFYSRDVSFYGLATFDEAETEKGKQIRADVDMRGLITKDDPPVFLFCSQRGGVPQNRNHYVHHPKHAIAIKERCDEAGVEVEMYLPKMGSPPPGNVNQAMLAFFFKHLKVQ; encoded by the coding sequence ATGCGCGTTGGGAGATGGATTTTATGCTGCATTTTGTTTGGGACAACAGGTGTATATGCTCAGGAGGCTGAGAGAAAAGGGACGCCGCCCACGCTTGAGAATGTGGCTTATGGTCCTTATGAGCGCAATGTGCTGGATTTCTGGAGGGCAGAGTCGGATGCGCCAGCACCTGTTTTGATTTTTATTCACGGGGGTGGGTTTGTCGGTGGTAATAAAAGGGGTGTTCGCGGCAGTGTGGTTGTTGAGACTTGTTTGGAAAAGGGCGTTTCATTTGCGGCGATTAATTACAGGTTTAGAAATACTGCGCCCATACAGGATATTTTGCGCGATGCAGCGCGTGCGGTGCAGTTTATCAGATACAATGCCGAAGCGTGGCACGTCGATCCCAAACGCATCGCTTCTTATGGTGGCTCTGCCGGTGCGGGGACTTCGATATGGCTGGCGTTTCACGATGATCTGGCCGATCCCGATAGTGAAGATCTCGTGCTTCGCCAATCTTCGCGCATTGTGGCGGCGGGGTTTCGCAATGGTCAGTTTTCCTATGATATATTTCAATGGGAGTCTGTGCTCGGTTTGCCTGCTGAGAATTTTTATTCCAGGGATGTCTCGTTTTACGGTCTGGCTACGTTTGATGAAGCGGAGACCGAAAAGGGCAAGCAGATTCGGGCGGATGTGGATATGCGCGGGTTGATTACAAAAGATGACCCTCCTGTGTTTTTGTTTTGTAGTCAAAGGGGTGGGGTGCCCCAAAATCGCAATCATTATGTTCATCATCCCAAACATGCAATTGCGATCAAAGAGCGGTGCGATGAAGCGGGTGTGGAGGTGGAGATGTATTTGCCGAAGATGGGGTCGCCACCGCCGGGGAATGTGAATCAGGCGATGCTGGCGTTCTTTTTTAAGCATTTGAAGGTTCAGTAG
- a CDS encoding phytanoyl-CoA dioxygenase family protein has product MAFKVLTDAQAAHFVEKGYVKLEGCFEKAEIQDWLDLAYLRLGYDRDDPTTWVEDRIHMPSMNRRAVADLAPKAWDGICDVMGGAERIEGEPSWGDGFIINFHKDADDPWVPSAKSGGWHKDGNFFRHFLDSPEQGLLTVVVWDDVLPNSGGTYLAPDSIPKVARFLYDHPEGLEPTGSFGKMIEGCEEFVEATGNAGDVYLIHPYMLHSAAPNPSGRPRFITNPPVAFKEPMNFNREDPDDFSLVERVVLRALGVERLDYRITGKRERYYTEFRRERERMLVEQKARLAELEEEVV; this is encoded by the coding sequence GTGGCGTTCAAGGTATTGACAGACGCGCAGGCCGCGCATTTTGTCGAGAAGGGATACGTGAAGTTAGAGGGGTGTTTTGAGAAGGCAGAGATTCAGGATTGGCTCGATCTGGCGTATCTGCGATTGGGGTATGACAGGGATGATCCCACGACCTGGGTGGAGGATCGCATTCACATGCCGTCAATGAATCGGCGGGCAGTTGCCGATCTCGCGCCAAAAGCATGGGATGGGATATGCGATGTGATGGGCGGGGCAGAGCGCATCGAGGGTGAGCCTTCGTGGGGGGATGGGTTTATTATTAATTTTCACAAAGATGCCGATGATCCATGGGTTCCGTCGGCAAAGAGCGGGGGATGGCACAAGGATGGCAATTTTTTTCGGCATTTTCTGGATAGTCCAGAGCAGGGTTTGTTGACGGTGGTTGTTTGGGATGATGTGTTGCCCAATAGCGGCGGTACGTATCTCGCGCCGGATTCGATTCCAAAAGTTGCGCGGTTTTTGTACGATCATCCCGAGGGGCTGGAACCGACGGGTTCGTTTGGAAAGATGATTGAGGGATGTGAGGAATTTGTCGAGGCGACGGGTAATGCGGGTGATGTGTATCTGATTCATCCGTATATGTTGCATTCTGCTGCGCCAAATCCTTCGGGGCGTCCGCGGTTTATTACGAATCCTCCGGTTGCGTTTAAAGAGCCTATGAATTTCAATCGCGAGGATCCCGATGATTTTTCACTGGTGGAGAGGGTGGTGTTGCGGGCGCTGGGTGTCGAGCGATTGGATTACCGCATTACGGGCAAGCGAGAGCGGTATTATACGGAGTTTCGCCGCGAACGAGAGCGCATGCTGGTGGAGCAGAAGGCGCGTTTGGCAGAGCTTGAAGAGGAGGTTGTATGA
- a CDS encoding phytanoyl-CoA dioxygenase family protein: protein MDARCLDYCVTEEERLKFERDGFFILESVLPENLVDELVPVVDRVDGAYREREGIGPNQRSNKLDFIGQDDLFLELLDWYKTFPKVWGLLNWNIQLYHSHMIVTPPVGPGKSLEKDGPGLGFHQDSGRLNLDIETNPRPRISLKVAFFLTDASEPGRGNFVVVPGSHLGNVFPGESRSEMPESGMQVCVPKGSAVIFDRRIWHSSSTNYWNSPRRTLFYGYSYRWLRPRDNMTVDHFLERSDPIRRQLLGASPSGGFGYTSPKPEDVPLKAWIEEHLGEKAVAA, encoded by the coding sequence ATGGACGCGAGATGTCTGGATTATTGTGTGACCGAAGAGGAGCGGTTGAAGTTTGAACGCGATGGGTTTTTTATTCTCGAGAGCGTGTTGCCAGAGAATCTGGTGGATGAGTTGGTGCCGGTTGTAGATCGCGTGGATGGCGCGTATCGAGAGCGAGAGGGCATTGGGCCGAATCAGCGGTCGAATAAGCTGGATTTTATCGGGCAGGATGATTTGTTTTTGGAGTTGCTCGATTGGTATAAGACTTTTCCAAAGGTATGGGGGTTGCTGAATTGGAATATTCAGCTTTATCATTCTCATATGATTGTGACGCCTCCTGTTGGTCCGGGAAAGTCGCTTGAGAAGGATGGTCCGGGGCTTGGTTTTCACCAGGATAGCGGTCGCCTCAATCTCGATATTGAAACGAATCCGCGTCCGAGGATTTCGCTGAAGGTGGCGTTCTTTTTGACGGATGCATCAGAGCCTGGTCGCGGGAATTTTGTTGTGGTTCCCGGTTCGCATCTGGGCAATGTGTTTCCGGGCGAAAGTCGCTCAGAAATGCCCGAGAGCGGTATGCAGGTGTGTGTGCCGAAAGGTAGTGCGGTTATTTTTGATCGACGTATCTGGCATTCGAGCAGTACCAATTATTGGAATTCGCCCAGGCGTACGCTGTTTTACGGCTATAGCTATCGCTGGTTGCGGCCCCGCGACAATATGACGGTGGATCATTTTTTGGAGCGTAGCGACCCCATTCGCAGACAGTTGTTGGGTGCGAGTCCTTCGGGCGGTTTTGGATATACGTCACCCAAACCCGAAGATGTGCCTTTGAAGGCGTGGATTGAGGAGCATTTGGGTGAGAAAGCCGTGGCGGCGTAG
- a CDS encoding phytanoyl-CoA dioxygenase family protein, translated as MGLLTRDEKQFFKDNGYLVKRDVLPEDLMERAVDGLWHGVWADRSDPQTWVNAEPKKPESKTPTLHRSIVYDYGVFDMAEEMAGKGRLTEWAEPTPLFRYPTGTDQWSKPSGGHVDGYGQKDLTVAGFTIAATVYLNDIKSRSGGFCVWPGTHAKMADYFKSHSLLSVNRQFLDPDEPATQIHMGTIIDLPDPMEITGPAGTVVFWHGLMVHSASKNCSRNIRMGLFTRFKWKNWNELQFETPDDMWEYWEGLNGR; from the coding sequence ATGGGATTGCTCACCCGTGATGAGAAACAATTTTTTAAAGATAATGGGTATCTCGTTAAGCGGGATGTTTTGCCTGAGGATTTGATGGAACGCGCTGTAGATGGTCTGTGGCACGGTGTTTGGGCAGACCGCAGCGATCCTCAGACGTGGGTGAATGCGGAGCCGAAAAAGCCCGAGAGCAAGACTCCGACGTTGCACCGGTCTATTGTGTACGATTACGGCGTGTTTGATATGGCCGAAGAGATGGCGGGCAAAGGGCGGCTAACCGAGTGGGCTGAGCCGACGCCGTTGTTCCGCTATCCCACGGGTACGGATCAATGGTCAAAGCCTTCGGGCGGGCATGTAGATGGCTACGGGCAAAAGGATTTGACGGTGGCTGGTTTTACGATTGCCGCAACCGTTTATCTCAATGATATCAAGTCCCGCTCGGGAGGATTTTGTGTGTGGCCCGGTACGCATGCAAAGATGGCGGATTATTTCAAGTCGCATTCTTTGCTGAGTGTGAATCGCCAGTTTTTAGATCCCGATGAACCAGCTACTCAGATTCACATGGGGACGATTATTGATTTGCCCGATCCAATGGAGATTACAGGTCCCGCGGGGACGGTGGTTTTCTGGCACGGTTTGATGGTTCACAGCGCGAGTAAGAATTGCAGTCGCAATATCCGCATGGGATTGTTTACGCGATTTAAGTGGAAGAATTGGAATGAGTTGCAGTTTGAGACGCCAGATGATATGTGGGAGTACTGGGAGGGATTAAATGGCAGATAG
- a CDS encoding sulfatase-like hydrolase/transferase: MADRPNIIFILTDQHRLSGVSAYGDTPCRTPNIDRLAAEGVLFENAYTVYPVCSPARGTLQTGVYPHTHGITSNIHEVGCSVHELEDRPELLSRRLQATGYGTGYTGKWHLGSEKTQTFQGSNRPSSPSRIGYEGQDFAGHGGAGSSYSDYQAWARAKGYEPGVKPWAEATTMVRNGVGELTVPTEASVPAYLVDNVIEMSRSFRERDLPYFISLNFWGPHGPYHATGEFVDWYRDVEIPPWGNYEWPSREIPGPHHLKIHWDKENLTWEDWAMAVRYYYARVSMIDSQIGRLYDYLKVSGELDNTVLIFTADHGETLGSHGGLLDKGWHHFEETHHVPMIIRLPDGSHAGERVAEFASLADMYPTILDLAGGSYDGDAIHGASLLPLVRGEATEWRDAVVTEFLGLGNVATSMKMLRMGDLKYGCNLTGQDELYDLKNDPHEMNNVIDDPDYADDVARLKARLQQWMVETNDPALRMYRWREREAIG; the protein is encoded by the coding sequence ATGGCAGATAGACCTAATATCATTTTTATTTTGACTGATCAACATCGCCTGTCGGGCGTGAGTGCTTATGGCGATACGCCGTGTCGTACGCCGAATATTGATCGCCTCGCGGCAGAGGGTGTGTTGTTTGAGAATGCTTATACGGTTTATCCGGTGTGTAGTCCGGCGCGGGGGACGCTGCAAACGGGCGTGTATCCGCATACCCATGGTATTACGTCAAATATCCACGAGGTGGGGTGTAGCGTTCACGAGTTGGAGGACCGGCCCGAACTGTTGTCGCGGCGCTTGCAAGCGACGGGGTATGGGACGGGATATACGGGAAAGTGGCATCTCGGTTCTGAGAAGACGCAAACATTTCAGGGCTCGAATAGGCCATCTTCGCCTTCTCGTATCGGGTATGAAGGGCAGGATTTTGCCGGGCACGGCGGGGCTGGTTCGAGTTATTCGGATTATCAGGCCTGGGCGCGGGCAAAGGGTTATGAGCCGGGCGTGAAGCCCTGGGCTGAGGCGACTACGATGGTCCGCAATGGGGTGGGTGAGTTGACTGTGCCAACTGAGGCTTCTGTGCCGGCTTATCTGGTGGATAATGTGATTGAGATGAGCAGGTCGTTTCGGGAGCGCGATTTGCCGTATTTTATCAGTTTGAATTTCTGGGGTCCGCATGGGCCGTATCACGCGACGGGAGAGTTTGTGGATTGGTATCGGGATGTGGAGATTCCGCCGTGGGGAAATTACGAGTGGCCCTCGCGAGAGATTCCCGGTCCGCATCATTTGAAGATTCATTGGGATAAGGAAAATTTGACGTGGGAAGATTGGGCGATGGCGGTGCGCTATTATTATGCGCGGGTGTCGATGATTGATAGTCAGATTGGTCGGTTGTACGATTATTTGAAGGTGAGTGGGGAATTGGACAATACGGTGCTGATTTTTACGGCGGATCACGGCGAGACGCTGGGCAGTCACGGGGGGTTGCTGGATAAGGGGTGGCATCATTTTGAAGAGACGCATCATGTTCCGATGATTATCCGGCTGCCGGATGGTTCGCATGCGGGAGAGCGCGTTGCGGAGTTTGCTTCGCTGGCGGATATGTATCCCACGATTTTGGATCTGGCTGGTGGATCTTACGATGGGGATGCGATTCACGGTGCGTCGCTGTTGCCGCTTGTTCGCGGTGAGGCGACGGAGTGGCGGGATGCTGTGGTGACGGAGTTTTTGGGGTTGGGCAATGTGGCTACGTCGATGAAGATGCTGCGTATGGGGGATTTGAAATACGGGTGCAATTTGACGGGGCAGGACGAGTTGTACGATCTGAAGAACGATCCGCATGAGATGAATAATGTGATTGATGATCCGGATTATGCCGATGATGTGGCGCGATTGAAGGCGCGGTTGCAGCAGTGGATGGTGGAGACCAATGATCCGGCTTTGCGGATGTATCGTTGGCGCGAGCGCGAGGCGATTGGATAG